Proteins found in one Coffea eugenioides isolate CCC68of chromosome 5, Ceug_1.0, whole genome shotgun sequence genomic segment:
- the LOC113770046 gene encoding ethylene receptor, with the protein MESCNCIEPQWPADELLMRYQYISDFFIALAYFSIPLELIYFVKKSAVFPYRWVLVQFGAFIVLCGATHLINLWTFTMHSRTVAVVMTAAKVLTAAVSCATALMLVHIIPDLLSVKTRELFLKNKAAELDREMGLIRTQEETGRHVRMLTHEIRSTLDRHTILKTTLVELGRTLALEECALWMPTRSGVELQLSYTLHHQNPVGFTVPIQLPVINQVFSTNRAVKISPNSPVAKLRPSGKYMQGEVVAVRVPLLHLSNFQINDWPELSTKRYALMVLMLPSDSARQWHVHELELVEVVADQVAVALSHAAILEESMRARDLLMEQNVALDLARREAETAVCARNDFLAVMNHEMRTPMHAIIALSSLLQETELTPEQRLMVETILKSSNLLATLINDVLDLSRLEDGSLQLDIEPFDLHGLFKEVLNLIKPIASVKKLFVTLSMSSDLPEYAIGDEKRLMQIMLNVVGNAVKFSREGGISISASVAKSDSLRDPRAPDFFPVFSDNHFYLRIQVKDTGSGISPQDIPKLFTKFAQSQSLAAKNSGGSGLGLAICKRFVNLMDGHIWLESEGLGKGCTAIFMVKLGLCGRSNEAKLQYVSRAPVNHGRTNFTGLKVIVMDDNGVSRMVTKGLLVHLGCDVATVSSGDECLKVVNNEHKVVFMDVSIPGIDIYAVAVRIHEKFARRRDRPLIVALTGNTDRVTKESCMRVGMDGVILKPVSVDKMRSVLSELLDHGVLLEAQ; encoded by the exons ATGGAGTCCTGTAACTGCATTGAGCCACAATGGCCTGCTGATGAGTTGTTGATGAGATATCAATATATCTCAGATTTCTTTATAGCGcttgcttacttttccatcccATTGGAGTTAATCTATTTTGTCAAAAAATCTGCTGTGTTTCCTTATAGATGGGTGCTTGTGCAGTTTGGTGCATTTATAGTTCTTTGTGGAGCTACGCATCTTATAAATTTGTGGACCTTTACCATGCACTCAAGAACTGTGGCCGTAGTCATGACAGCGGCAAAAGTTTTGACGGCTGCCGTGTCATGTGCGACAGCTCTAATGCTCGTACACATTATACCTGACTTATTAAGTGTCAAAACAAGGGaactatttttgaaaaataaggcTGCAGAGCTAGATCGAGAAATGGGCCTAATTCGTACACAGGAAGAAACTGGAAGACATGTTAGAATGTTAACTCATGAAATAAGAAGCACTCTTGATAGACATACTATCCTAAAGACTACGCTTGTTGAGTTGGGCAGAACTTTAGCCTTGGAAGAGTGCGCATTATGGATGCCAACACGCAGTGGAGTAGAGCTTCAACTGTCATATACTCTTCATCACCAAAATCCTGTTGGATTTACTGTACCTATACAGCTTCCTGTGATTAATCAAGTTTTTAGTACAAACCGTGCAGTAAAAATATCACCAAATTCTCCTGTAGCAAAACTCCGACCTTCTGGAAAGTACATGCAAGGAGAGGTTGTCGCTGTGCGTGTTCCCCTCCTGCATCTctctaattttcaaataaatgaTTGGCCAGAGCTGTCAACAAAGCGCTATGCCCTCATGGTATTGATGCTTCCTTCAGATAGTGCAAGGCAATGGCATGTCCATGAGTTGGAGCTTGTGGAAGTAGTTGCCGATCAG GTAGCAGTAGCTCTTTCACATGCAGCAATTTTGGAAGAGTCAATGAGGGCTAGGGATCTTCTTATGGAGCAAAATGTTGCCCTTGATCTGGCAAGAAGAGAAGCAGAAACAGCTGTTTGTGCTCGTAATGACTTCTTGGCTGTTATGAATCATGAAATGAGAACACCCATGCATGCAATTATTGCACTTTCGTCTCTACTTCAGGAGACTGAACTAACTCCTGAGCAACGCTTGATGGTTGAAACAATTCTCAAAAGTAGCAACCTTCTGGCTACTCTTATCAATGATGTCTTAGATCTTTCAAGGCTTGAGGATGGTAGTCTTCAACTTGACATAGAACCTTTTGATCTTCATGGTCTCTTCAAGGAG GTTCTTAACTTGATAAAACCTATCGCATCTGTCAAAAAGTTGTTTGTCACACTGAGTATGTCATCTGATTTGCCAGAGTATGCGATTGGTGATGAAAAGCGGCTGATGCAGATCATGTTAAATGTTGTTGGCAATGCTGTGAAATTCTCAAGAGAGGGTGGCATCTCAATTTCTGCATCTGTTGCAAAATCTGATTCTTTGAGAGATCCTCGAGCTCCTGATTTTTTCCCTGTGTTCAGTGATAATCACTTTTATCTGCGTATCCAG GTAAAAGACACAGGATCAGGAATTAGCCCCCAAGATATTCCTAAGCTATTTACAAAATTTGCACAGAGCCAGTCATTAGCAGCTAAAAATTCTGGTGGTAGTGGTCTTGGTCTTGCAATTTGTAAGAG GTTTGTTAATCTCATGGATGGGCACATTTGGCTTGAAAGTGAAGGTCTTGGCAAGGGATGTACTGCTATCTTTATGGTAAAACTTGGACTATGTGGGCGTTCAAATGAAGCTAAGCTCCAATACGTGTCCAGAGCCCCTGTAAATCATGGACGAACAAATTTTACCGGGCTCAAGGTCATTGTAATGGATGATAACGG GGTTAGCAGGATGGTGACCAAGGGGCTGCTTGTGCATCTAGGTTGTGATGTTGCAACTGTCAGCTCTGGAGACGAGTGCTTGAAAGTAGTTAATAATGAGCACAAGGTGGTATTCATGGATGTGAGCATACCCGGTATAGACATTTATGCAGTTGCAGTCAGGATACATGAAAAATTTGCAAGACGTCGTGATAGGCCACTCATTGTGGCCTTGACAGGAAACACAGACAGGGTGACAAAGGAGAGCTGCATGAGAGTTGGTATGGATGGAGTGATACTAAAGCCTGTTTCTGTAGATAAAATGAGAAGTGTCCTGTCTGAACTTCTAGACCACGGAGTTCTGCTGGAGGCTCAATAA